From the genome of Bombyx mori chromosome 16, ASM3026992v2, one region includes:
- the LOC101743225 gene encoding Golgi SNAP receptor complex member 1, with protein sequence MSTITAPWEELRRQARTLENDIDVKLVAFSKLGISSGSANINSETAPLINSDDMFDTMSMELQQLLNQLSSINDKMADIAPSGAATMHTIKRHREILMDYQQEYSRTSARVSARREREELLRGGSPTPPAAGLSRRDQYAKEANHLHSSHILVDEQINIAMEARDHLSSQRQTFKRMQTRFNDIANRFPMLNSLMFRINARKRRDSLIVGVVVAVCTFLLLMYAFH encoded by the exons ATGTCTACTATAACTGCACCATGGGAAG AGCTAAGAAGGCAAGCTCGGACCCTAGAAAATGACATAGATGTGAAACTTGTCGCATTTAGCAAACTGGGTATCAGTTCAGGTTCGGCCAATATTAATTCAGAGACTGCCCCTCTCATAAACAGTGATGATATGTTTGATACCATGTCTATGGAGCTGCAGCAGCTACTTAATCAG TTATCATCAATAAATGACAAAATGGCCGACATAGCCCCAAGTGGAGCAGCCACAATGCACACAATCAAACGGCACAGAGAAATACTAATG GACTACCAGCAAGAGTACTCCCGCACGTCAGCCCGCGTGTCGGCGCGGCGCGAGCGCGAGGAGCTGCTTCGGGGCGGCTCCCCGACTCCGCCCGCCGCGGGACTCAGCAGACGCGACCAGTACGCGAAGGAAGCCAACCATTTGCACAG TTCCCACATATTAGTCGATGAACAAATAAACATAGCGATGGAAGCTCGCGACCACCTCTCCTCGCAACGGCAAACCTTCAAACGGATGCAGACCAGGTTCAACGATATCGCCAACag ATTCCCGATGTTGAACAGTCTGATGTTCCGTATAAACGCTAGGAAGCGTCGCGATTCCCTAATCGTGGGCGTGGTGGTAGCGGTCTGCACCTTCCTCTTGCTCATGTACGCCTTCCATTGA